From the Roseateles sp. XES5 genome, one window contains:
- a CDS encoding MmcB family DNA repair protein, which yields MTIVSLHNDNPLLDGRQSDRAMMVRRGVQRMLMEMRHAVLPELTLASGRRADLISLSDKGEIWIVEIKTSIEDFRVDRKWPDYRRHCDRLFFATHKDVPLDIFPEDCGLILSDGYGAHMLREAPEHKLPAPTRKAVTFAFARVAAGRLLLAEFAMDSRNDGPDISAIVAGRRDGPA from the coding sequence ATGACGATCGTTTCCCTGCACAATGACAATCCCCTGCTCGACGGTCGCCAGTCCGACCGCGCCATGATGGTACGCCGCGGCGTGCAGCGCATGCTGATGGAGATGCGCCATGCGGTGCTGCCGGAACTGACGCTGGCCAGCGGCCGGCGCGCCGATCTCATCAGTCTCTCCGACAAGGGCGAGATCTGGATCGTCGAGATCAAGACGTCGATCGAGGATTTTCGCGTCGACCGCAAATGGCCGGACTATCGCCGGCATTGCGACCGGCTGTTCTTCGCCACCCACAAGGACGTGCCGCTGGATATCTTCCCGGAAGACTGCGGCCTCATCCTGTCCGATGGTTACGGCGCGCACATGCTGCGCGAAGCGCCGGAGCACAAATTGCCGGCGCCGACGCGCAAGGCCGTGACCTTCGCTTTCGCCCGCGTCGCCGCGGGCCGCCTGTTGCTGGCGGAATTCGCGATGGACAGCCGCAACGACGGGCCGGATATCTCCGCCATCGTCGCAGGCCGGCGAGACGGACCGGCCTGA
- a CDS encoding ActR/PrrA/RegA family redox response regulator transcription factor — MAEDNAPQTAADDIGPDPSLLLVDDDAPFLRRLARAMETRGFAVDTAESVAEGIAKAKTNPPKYAVVDLRLGDGSGLDVIAAIRQRRDDTRIIMLTGYGNIATAVNAVKLGAVDYLAKPADADDIFAALTQRPGEKVELPENPMSADRVRWEHIQRVYEMCERNVSETARRLNMHRRTLQRILAKRAPK, encoded by the coding sequence ATGGCAGAAGACAACGCACCGCAGACCGCAGCCGACGACATCGGCCCCGATCCCTCGCTCCTTCTCGTCGATGACGACGCCCCGTTCCTGCGCCGCCTGGCGCGCGCCATGGAAACGCGCGGCTTTGCCGTCGATACGGCCGAATCGGTTGCCGAGGGCATCGCGAAGGCCAAGACCAACCCGCCGAAATATGCGGTGGTGGACCTGCGCCTCGGCGACGGCAGCGGCCTCGACGTCATCGCCGCCATCCGCCAGCGCCGTGACGACACGCGCATCATCATGCTGACCGGCTACGGCAATATCGCGACCGCGGTGAATGCCGTGAAGCTCGGCGCCGTCGATTATCTCGCCAAGCCCGCCGATGCCGACGACATCTTTGCCGCCCTGACGCAGCGCCCGGGCGAAAAGGTGGAACTGCCCGAGAACCCGATGTCGGCCGACCGGGTGCGCTGGGAGCATATCCAGCGGGTCTACGAGATGTGCGAGCGAAACGTCTCTGAGACGGCGCGCCGTCTCAACATGCACCGCCGCACGCTGCAGCGCATCCTCGCCAAGCGCGCGCCGAAATAG